The genomic window AGCGCCCCATCAATGTTAGAGCTCAGCCGGGCCAGCCCGCTCAGACCATCGCTTTCCACCATGCTAAGTCGTCCGGCAGCAGCCCCCAGCCCGAGATTTCTTGCCACCACACGCTGATCTAGCCCCGCCTGCGCGATGCACTGACGCAGGTCGGCATAGGTGGTGGGACTGGGTTCATAGCAGAACGTCTTGCCCGCAAAAGCCGGCAGAGCCGAGGCAAAGAGGGCAAAATACCCCCAGTTGCTGCCCGCATCCACAAAGGCACCTGCCCCTTTCAGCAAGGCAAAGAGCAGTACACAGGTCTCCAGTTCGTAGCCTGCCTGATACTGCAGATCATACAAAGCGTGAAACTGCGAGTTGCGTCCGTTGAACTCGACCACTCGGTCCCGGCCATACCTGAAGGCCCCCACGTGCGGAACAAAGCTCCATGAGGCGATGCGGCGCGCATGTCGGCGCAGCAGCGGCACTCGCCGCAGCAGACGCTCCAGCCGGACATTGAGCGGCAGGCTGATCATCGAAAAAGGATTCACGCAGGCAGCACCTCCAGCAGTTCTGTCTCGGGGATCGTGCTGGCACGGATGCTGTCAGCCCAGACCTCAGCAGAGGTTTCATTGGCCATGACATCAAACATCAGCGCATGCTCCACCAGATCTTCATCTCCGCGTTCAGATTTGATCCCAAAATTCACCGAATAACGCCCTGGAGCCAGGCGCAGGTGCGGCACTGAGAAACGCCCTCCCCTGCTCTGATCTGGCAGCGCCACTCTGGAAGAAGCCACCTCATGTCCACCAGCGCTAAAAATAGCCCAGCAGAGATGTATCTGAGACGCCTCGCCTCGGCGTGAGATGTACACACGGAAGATCAGCCGCTGCGCAAAGGGCACGCCTGCGCCATTGGCCTCCAGCTCCACTTCATCAATGACCGCCTGCCCACGTAGAAAAGCAGCCCGCTGCATTGTGCGGCAGTCTGCACTCGTCCGTCCGCTGGCAAACGCCCGGTGGTACTCGCGCGAGACCGCCTCCATTGTACCCTCCGCCACCACGCGCCCCTGATGCAGCAGAATTCCTCGCTGGCACAGGCGCAGCAGCGCCTCCATCTGGTGGCTGACAAAGAGCACCGTCGTATGCTGCCGTTTGGAGAGCTCGCTCATGCGTCCCAGGCATTTCTGCTGAAACACCGCATCTCCCACGGCCAGCACTTCATCCACGATCAGCACGTCCGGCTGCACATGCGCCGCGATGGCAAAGGCCAGCCGCACATACATGCCGCTGCTGTAGCGTTTGACCGGAGTATCTAGAAACTTGTCCACCTCAGCAAAAGCCACGATCTCATCAAACTTGGATCGTATCTCGCTGCGCTGCATCCCTAGCAGCGCTCCGTTGAGGTAGATGTTCTCACGCCCGGTCAGTTCCGGATGAAAACCCGTCCCCACCTCCAGCAGCGATGCCACACGCCCACGGAGCACCAGACGCCCGG from Prosthecobacter vanneervenii includes these protein-coding regions:
- a CDS encoding FkbM family methyltransferase, whose translation is MISLPLNVRLERLLRRVPLLRRHARRIASWSFVPHVGAFRYGRDRVVEFNGRNSQFHALYDLQYQAGYELETCVLLFALLKGAGAFVDAGSNWGYFALFASALPAFAGKTFCYEPSPTTYADLRQCIAQAGLDQRVVARNLGLGAAAGRLSMVESDGLSGLARLSSNIDGALVQVTTLDDEAIAEVEVIKIDVEGMELPVLQGAEKTIREQRPWLIVENFLHHDSPDETLRPIRWMKDHGYEVLMPAACVKHGGTLVPHHYGSPPPAHAGDVDWNQMQFMRITEENRFMFPHQLNLLGCPQQRLSELPGRIIV
- a CDS encoding ABC transporter ATP-binding protein, whose product is MKSEGSSGGCSASAISVSGLGKRYQLGTSPQQGYQRLSESLLQWVRNPVKALSGSRSEAEDFWALQDVSFEVKQGDSVGIVGRNGAGKSTLLKILSRITEPTTGRLVLRGRVASLLEVGTGFHPELTGRENIYLNGALLGMQRSEIRSKFDEIVAFAEVDKFLDTPVKRYSSGMYVRLAFAIAAHVQPDVLIVDEVLAVGDAVFQQKCLGRMSELSKRQHTTVLFVSHQMEALLRLCQRGILLHQGRVVAEGTMEAVSREYHRAFASGRTSADCRTMQRAAFLRGQAVIDEVELEANGAGVPFAQRLIFRVYISRRGEASQIHLCWAIFSAGGHEVASSRVALPDQSRGGRFSVPHLRLAPGRYSVNFGIKSERGDEDLVEHALMFDVMANETSAEVWADSIRASTIPETELLEVLPA